In Diabrotica undecimpunctata isolate CICGRU chromosome 4, icDiaUnde3, whole genome shotgun sequence, a single genomic region encodes these proteins:
- the LOC140438329 gene encoding leucine-rich repeat, immunoglobulin-like domain and transmembrane domain-containing protein 2, whose protein sequence is MASFCLLVFTVALALAAPDWTDCPSPCRCTWSNGKKTALCKKAGFTGIPGTLDEGMQVLDLSGNFLSKLPKAAFRSVGLLNLQRVYLSRAGLTEIHRDAFVDLIILVEIDLSDNEIYSLHPETFHGNERLRILYLNGNPLKELVRAQFPTLPHLRTLELENCHLKVINRETFIHLTALETLNLKYNLLQNLSETTFMNFAQLKTLALDGNPWQCDCDLRGFRDWFLASKLHSVPLICSEPKLLGGKLWDEIPSEEFACVPQVFAYPQQQVQAEAGGNVTFGCHVRGDPEPQVLWLYEGHPINHTWLVVEAEEGLLDKWANISIYNVSDADVGRYTCVAKNILDSTSVNVSLVLPEVVTATTLSKSDTKMVWWSIVIVSIAVGFSGVITVITVCCVRNRGQRRNIKASVSFTDQEKKLLDVSIATTTDRGTGSCEALGPELDIMEPPVHITIEREPHLPPLAVYPPPPEFSTNTLPAGAYGNIFISVSVSRDPSVDVSRCPDLLDLPHRPKPVYHGMATLPRRPYAIPQYDNMGPRVTAGGSSTLSLPDASAGVAVTPVVTELPPPPPPPCVQLTPEFVSL, encoded by the coding sequence ATGGCCAGTTTTTGTTTGTTAGTGTTTACTGTGGCGCTAGCCCTAGCGGCTCCGGACTGGACGGATTGTCCGTCGCCGTGTCGGTGTACTTGGAGTAACGGCAAAAAGACGGCGTTATGCAAAAAAGCGGGCTTTACCGGTATACCTGGCACTTTGGACGAAGGCATGCAAGTGCTCGATCTCTCGGGTAATTTTTTGTCGAAACTGCCCAAAGCCGCGTTCAGATCCGTAGGCCTATTAAATCTACAGCGAGTGTATCTCTCACGTGCCGGGTTAACGGAAATACACCGTGACGCATTCGTAGATCTGATTATTCTAGTGGAAATCGATTTATCTGATAACGAAATATATTCTCTGCACCCGGAAACATTTCACGGCAACGAGAGACTGCGGATACTTTACCTCAACGGTAATCCTCTTAAAGAACTCGTTCGGGCTCAGTTCCCTACGTTACCACATCTTAGAACTTTGGAGTTGGAAAATTGCCATTTAAAAGTTATAAACAGAGAAACATTTATTCATTTAACTGCTTTAGAGACTCTTAATTTAAAGTATAATCTTCTTCAGAATCTGTCAGAAACAACCTTCATGAATTTTGCTCAGTTAAAGACTTTAGCTTTAGATGGAAATCCGTGGCAATGTGATTGTGATTTGCGTGGATTTAGAGACTGGTTTCTAGCTAGTAAACTGCATTCCGTTCCTTTAATTTGCTCAGAACCGAAATTATTGGGTGGTAAACTATGGGACGAAATTCCATCTGAAGAATTCGCATGTGTACCGCAAGTGTTTGCATACCCACAACAACAGGTGCAAGCAGAAGCAGGAGGAAATGTAACTTTTGGATGTCATGTTCGCGGAGATCCCGAACCTCAAGTTTTGTGGCTATATGAAGGTCACCCTATTAATCATACGTGGTTAGTTGTAGAAGCAGAAGAAGGACTGTTAGATAAGTGGGCCAATATCAGCATTTATAACGTTAGTGATGCCGACGTCGGTCGGTATACGTGTGTTGCCAAAAATATTCTAGACTCAACTTCCGTTAACGTCAGTTTAGTGCTTCCGGAAGTTGTCACTGCTACTACACTTAGTAAATCAGACACGAAAATGGTGTGGTGGAGTATAGTGATAGTGAGCATTGCAGTGGGATTTTCTGGTGTGATAACAGTGATAACGGTTTGTTGTGTAAGGAACAGAGGCCAAAGAAGGAACATTAAAGCCAGTGTCAGCTTCACAGACCAAGAAAAGAAGCTACTGGACGTTAGTATTGCTACCACGACTGATAGAGGAACCGGTAGTTGCGAAGCGTTAGGACCGGAACTAGACATAATGGAACCTCCGGTACATATTACAATAGAGAGGGAGCCTCATTTACCTCCGCTAGCAGTATATCCTCCTCCGCCAGAGTTTTCAACTAATACGCTGCCAGCGGGGGCATACGGCAACATCTTTATCTCAGTTTCAGTAAGTCGAGATCCTTCAGTTGACGTTTCTAGGTGTCCTGATCTACTGGACTTACCCCACAGGCCTAAACCAGTCTACCATGGCATGGCAACGTTGCCGCGACGGCCGTACGCCATTCCACAGTACGACAACATGGGTCCCAGGGTGACTGCTGGCGGAAGTTCCACACTGTCTCTTCCTGATGCATCTGCTGGTGTAGCTGTTACCCCCGTAGTGACGGAATTACCCCCTCCCCCGCCGCCCCCTTGCGTTCAACTCACCCCAGAGTTTGTCTCTCTCTAA